GGTTCAAATCCTACCCCCGCAACCAATTTCCCTTATATATCATATACTTATTTACCCCTCTGCTTTAGCCATTACTTACTCCCTGTTAGAAGTAGGCATGACGTAGGCAGTAGAAATTCTATATGACTGTAGCCTCCTCTGTATTTTATACCAGTCTATTAAGTAGCAATGTTACCCTTTCAATTCTCACTTAGGGTCATCAATGGTGAAGTTGGCCATCTTATATTGCGGGTCGATAGCGCACCTGAATGCACGAAACTGCCGCTTCTTATCCGTTGAGATGATAGCCTTACCAAATGCCTGTTGGTTGCCGTTATAAGGAATGACAGTGTTATAATCCTTACTTTTCTTACCG
The sequence above is drawn from the Rickettsiales bacterium genome and encodes:
- a CDS encoding recombinase family protein, giving the protein MQQKSRSFIAYYRVSTDRQGTSKLGLEAQQETVRQYLAENDFLISEVVEVESGKKSKDYNTVIPYNGNQQAFGKAIISTDKKRQFRAFRCAIDPQYKMANFTIDDPK